The Chromatiaceae bacterium genome has a window encoding:
- a CDS encoding YbhB/YbcL family Raf kinase inhibitor-like protein, which translates to MQLVSASFSQGQAIPAQYAFARIAPDTHIALSDNINPHLAWMDIPAGTQSLVLICHDANVPSSGEDVNQEGKTLPVSRPRIDFFHWVLLDISPSTTEIPAGSHCRGVTPRGKSGPAAPDGLRHGLNDYTGWFAGDAEMSGPYFGYDGPCPPWNDERLHDYVFTLYAIDVPALEISGDFDGRSVRQALEGHVLATATLSGFYSLNPAVGG; encoded by the coding sequence ATGCAACTTGTCAGTGCCAGCTTTAGCCAGGGTCAGGCTATTCCGGCCCAATACGCCTTTGCCCGGATCGCGCCCGATACCCATATCGCTCTCTCCGACAACATCAACCCCCATCTCGCCTGGATGGACATCCCGGCGGGCACCCAATCCCTGGTGTTGATCTGCCATGACGCCAACGTCCCCAGCAGCGGTGAGGACGTCAATCAGGAGGGTAAGACCCTGCCCGTCTCACGGCCCCGGATCGATTTCTTTCATTGGGTGTTGCTGGATATCTCCCCTTCGACCACCGAGATCCCCGCAGGCAGTCACTGTCGCGGCGTGACCCCCCGTGGCAAATCCGGGCCGGCTGCGCCCGATGGCCTGCGTCATGGTCTCAACGACTACACCGGTTGGTTCGCCGGGGACGCGGAGATGTCCGGCCCCTATTTCGGCTATGACGGTCCCTGCCCGCCCTGGAACGATGAGCGGCTGCATGATTACGTCTTCACCCTCTACGCCATCGATGTCCCCGCCCTAGAGATTAGTGGTGATTTCGACGGCCGCTCCGTGCGCCAGGCCCTGGAGGGCCATGTATTGGCCACGGCGACCCTGTCCGGCTTCTACAGCCTGAACCCCGCTGTCGGCGGCTGA
- a CDS encoding AsnC family transcriptional regulator → MKGTPLLERLDALDRRLLDNFQSGIPLAPRPFARMAEQLGVTEGEVIARLQRLTEAGAVSRVGPVFRPRQVGASTLAAMAVPPERLAEVATLVNGFAEVNHNYEREHHFNLWFVLTAPDQTRLERVLDEIGHRAGLPVLDLPMLAEYHIDLGFPLQWT, encoded by the coding sequence ATGAAGGGCACCCCACTCCTGGAACGGCTCGACGCCCTCGACCGTCGCCTGCTGGATAATTTCCAGTCCGGCATCCCCCTGGCGCCCCGGCCCTTCGCCCGGATGGCGGAGCAACTGGGCGTGACGGAGGGCGAGGTCATCGCCCGTCTGCAACGCCTGACCGAGGCCGGCGCCGTCAGTCGGGTGGGCCCGGTCTTCCGCCCTCGCCAAGTGGGCGCCAGCACCCTAGCGGCCATGGCCGTGCCCCCGGAGCGCCTCGCGGAGGTCGCGACCCTGGTCAACGGCTTTGCGGAGGTCAACCACAATTACGAGCGGGAGCACCACTTCAATCTGTGGTTCGTCCTCACCGCGCCGGATCAGACCCGCCTGGAGCGGGTCCTGGACGAGATCGGGCACCGCGCCGGCCTGCCGGTTCTGGATCTGCCCATGCTGGCCGAATATCACATTGATCTGGGATTTCCACTGCAATGGACATGA
- a CDS encoding cytochrome C oxidase subunit IV family protein has protein sequence MNSSSAALRPCTWVYLILIALTFTTYAVGELGLGGLPFSLLVLGIALVKGHLVGDFFMGLHGLSGPWRWVILIWLTLIGGLITLAFTRTP, from the coding sequence ATGAACAGCTCCTCCGCTGCCCTTCGTCCCTGCACCTGGGTCTATCTGATCCTCATCGCCCTCACCTTCACTACCTACGCCGTGGGCGAACTGGGTCTGGGCGGCCTCCCCTTTTCCCTGCTGGTCCTCGGCATCGCCCTGGTCAAGGGTCATCTGGTGGGCGACTTCTTCATGGGACTCCATGGCCTGAGCGGTCCCTGGCGCTGGGTCATCCTCATCTGGCTCACCCTGATTGGCGGACTCATCACCCTGGCCTTCACCCGGACCCCGTGA
- the nirJ gene encoding heme d1 biosynthesis radical SAM protein NirJ, producing the protein MFRLSRYLHLLADPERLAQAAAAPPVTPSGPVVIWNLIRRCNLTCAHCYSTSADKDFAGELTTAEVKAVMADLCAFGVPVLILSGGEPLMRPDIFELAHHAKLQGFYLALSTNGTLIDADQVAPIAAVGFDYLGISLDGLAETHDRFRRRQGAFAASLQGLRLCHEAGLKVGMRFTLCQDNAQDLPALLDLMGKEGIDKFYLSHLNYAGRGNKHRERDAYASMTRSAMDLLIETGWSRLQRGQAVELVTGNNDADGVYLLHWAERHFPERLEDLRQVLVKWGGNASGQHIANIDNLGQVHPDSFWWNYPLGNVLDRPFSTIWADRSDPLMAGLQQRPRPVTGRCGTCAHLAICNGNTRTRAFQVTGDLWAEDPGCYLTDAEIGR; encoded by the coding sequence ATGTTCAGACTCAGCCGCTACCTCCACCTGCTCGCCGACCCCGAGCGCCTGGCCCAGGCCGCCGCCGCGCCCCCGGTCACCCCCAGCGGCCCCGTGGTGATCTGGAATCTGATCCGGCGGTGTAACCTCACCTGCGCTCACTGCTACTCCACCTCGGCGGACAAGGACTTTGCCGGGGAACTGACCACGGCGGAGGTTAAGGCCGTGATGGCGGACCTGTGCGCCTTTGGGGTCCCCGTCCTCATCCTCTCCGGGGGCGAGCCCCTGATGCGCCCGGATATCTTCGAGCTGGCCCACCATGCCAAGTTACAGGGCTTCTATCTAGCCCTGTCCACCAACGGCACCCTCATCGACGCGGACCAGGTGGCGCCCATCGCCGCCGTAGGCTTTGACTATCTGGGCATCAGCCTGGATGGCCTGGCCGAGACGCACGATCGATTTCGCCGCCGCCAGGGCGCCTTTGCCGCCTCCCTCCAAGGGTTGCGCCTCTGTCATGAGGCCGGTCTCAAGGTCGGCATGCGCTTCACCCTCTGTCAGGACAATGCCCAGGACCTGCCGGCCCTGCTGGATCTGATGGGCAAGGAGGGGATCGATAAGTTTTATCTGTCCCACCTCAACTATGCCGGGCGTGGCAACAAGCACCGGGAACGGGATGCCTATGCCAGCATGACCCGCTCGGCAATGGACCTGCTGATCGAGACCGGCTGGTCGCGCCTCCAGCGTGGCCAGGCCGTTGAGCTGGTGACGGGTAACAATGACGCCGACGGCGTCTATCTGCTCCACTGGGCCGAGCGGCACTTCCCGGAAAGGCTGGAAGACCTGCGCCAGGTCCTGGTCAAGTGGGGCGGCAATGCCTCGGGTCAGCATATCGCCAACATCGACAACCTGGGCCAGGTCCATCCCGACAGCTTCTGGTGGAACTATCCCCTGGGCAATGTCCTTGACCGCCCCTTTTCCACCATCTGGGCAGACCGTTCCGATCCCCTTATGGCGGGACTCCAACAGCGACCCCGCCCGGTGACGGGGCGCTGCGGTACCTGCGCCCATCTGGCCATCTGCAACGGCAACACCCGCACCCGGGCCTTTCAGGTGACGGGAGACCTCTGGGCCGAGGACCCCGGCTGCTATCTCACGGACGCCGAGATCGGCCGTTAG
- a CDS encoding protein nirF, with protein sequence MSPTRYLTLALLLVGPTALAAATSGPANALTEPQGPAVSLAPNAAQTEAPSVAPCPQPRGTGDLGIVVERGTGSLLLIETSGNTALGRIEGLGDLSHASAAFSRDGRFAFIFGRDGGLSKVDLLVGKVVRRVMQAGNSIGGAISQNGKLVAVANYEPGGVRVFDAETLEQVADIPALYEDGKPASKVVGLVDAPGNRFVFSLWDGGEIWVADLTDPAKPAVTRHRGIGRQPYDDLITPDGRYYLAGLFGEDGLALLDLWHPEQGVRRVLPGYGRGEEPLPVYKMPHLEGWAVAGRRVFVPAIGRHEVLVIDMDTWAEVGRIPVAGQPVFVMARPDGRQIWVNFALPNNDRVQVIDAESLAVIHELKPGKAVLHLEFEPRGEEIWISVRDEDRVDVYDTQTFARLTRIPANKPSGIFLTDRAFRIGL encoded by the coding sequence ATGAGCCCCACCCGCTACCTGACCTTGGCGCTGCTTCTGGTCGGTCCCACGGCCCTGGCAGCCGCAACCAGCGGCCCGGCCAACGCCTTAACCGAGCCCCAAGGCCCTGCCGTGAGCCTCGCCCCCAACGCGGCTCAAACCGAGGCACCGTCCGTCGCCCCCTGTCCGCAACCGCGCGGTACGGGTGACCTGGGTATCGTGGTGGAGCGTGGTACGGGTTCCCTGCTGCTGATCGAGACTAGCGGCAACACCGCCCTGGGCCGGATCGAGGGCCTGGGGGACCTCTCTCATGCCTCGGCGGCCTTCTCCCGGGATGGCCGTTTCGCCTTTATCTTTGGCCGTGATGGCGGCCTCTCCAAGGTGGATCTGCTGGTGGGCAAAGTGGTCCGGCGCGTGATGCAGGCCGGTAATTCTATTGGCGGCGCCATCTCCCAGAATGGCAAGCTGGTGGCGGTGGCCAATTACGAGCCCGGCGGGGTGCGGGTCTTCGACGCCGAGACCCTGGAGCAGGTGGCCGATATCCCGGCCCTTTACGAGGACGGAAAACCGGCCTCCAAGGTGGTCGGACTGGTGGATGCCCCCGGCAACCGCTTTGTCTTCAGCCTCTGGGATGGGGGCGAGATCTGGGTCGCCGACCTGACGGACCCGGCCAAGCCCGCCGTCACCCGGCATCGCGGTATCGGCCGCCAGCCCTACGACGACCTCATCACCCCCGATGGCCGTTACTACCTCGCGGGCCTCTTCGGCGAGGATGGCCTGGCGCTGCTGGATCTCTGGCACCCGGAGCAGGGGGTGCGGCGCGTCCTGCCGGGCTATGGCCGGGGCGAAGAGCCCTTGCCCGTGTACAAGATGCCCCATCTGGAGGGTTGGGCGGTGGCGGGTCGGCGCGTCTTCGTCCCCGCCATTGGCCGTCACGAGGTGCTGGTGATCGATATGGACACCTGGGCCGAGGTGGGCCGCATCCCGGTGGCGGGCCAGCCGGTCTTCGTCATGGCCCGACCGGACGGGCGCCAGATCTGGGTGAATTTTGCCCTGCCGAACAATGACCGCGTCCAGGTGATCGATGCCGAGAGCCTGGCGGTGATCCATGAACTCAAGCCCGGCAAGGCGGTTTTGCATCTGGAGTTTGAGCCCCGGGGCGAGGAGATCTGGATCTCGGTGCGGGACGAGGATCGCGTGGATGTCTATGACACCCAGACCTTCGCGCGCCTCACCCGTATCCCGGCCAACAAACCCAGCGGCATCTTTCTCACCGACCGCGCCTTTCGCATCGGGCTATGA
- a CDS encoding Lrp/AsnC family transcriptional regulator, protein MSAEAGPGLSAPPLLGNLERTFINRYQGGFPLVERPFVAVAQELGTDEERLITIIQGLLDRGLLSRFGPLFDAERLGGRFTLAAMAVPEADFDRVAAQLAALPEVAHNYRRDHALNMWCVLATPSEASLGEALAHLQDLTGLEVLDFPKLAEYHLGFWLQLEEDGGLGMRRWVRSPTASPIPLDALDHALVTATQGGLPLVAAPYVEIARRLGQAPATVLERLAGMLARGAIRRIGAVPNHYRLGLRGNGMTVWDIEDEAVDRLGAAIGALEGVSHCYRRPRRLPLWPYNLFAMLHGRDRAEVLAAAARVQDLVADQCRGHQVLFSAAMLKKTGLRFKPQETL, encoded by the coding sequence ATGAGCGCCGAGGCTGGGCCAGGTCTCTCCGCGCCCCCCCTGCTGGGCAACCTGGAACGGACCTTCATCAACCGCTACCAGGGCGGCTTTCCTCTCGTCGAGCGTCCCTTCGTAGCGGTCGCCCAGGAATTAGGAACCGACGAAGAGCGACTGATCACCATCATCCAGGGGCTGCTGGATCGGGGCCTGCTCAGCCGCTTCGGTCCCCTCTTTGACGCGGAGCGCCTGGGCGGCCGCTTCACCCTGGCGGCCATGGCGGTACCCGAGGCGGATTTCGACCGGGTGGCGGCCCAACTCGCCGCCCTGCCCGAGGTCGCCCACAATTACCGGCGCGATCACGCCCTCAATATGTGGTGCGTGCTCGCCACCCCCAGCGAGGCGTCCCTCGGGGAGGCCCTGGCGCATCTCCAGGACCTGACAGGTCTGGAGGTGCTGGATTTTCCCAAGCTGGCCGAGTATCACCTGGGCTTCTGGCTCCAGCTTGAGGAGGATGGTGGCCTGGGCATGCGCCGCTGGGTGCGGAGCCCGACCGCCAGTCCCATCCCCCTGGACGCCTTGGACCATGCCCTGGTGACCGCTACCCAAGGCGGCCTGCCGCTGGTGGCCGCGCCCTACGTCGAGATCGCGCGCCGCCTCGGTCAAGCCCCCGCGACCGTTTTGGAACGGCTGGCGGGGATGCTGGCGCGGGGGGCCATTCGCCGCATTGGCGCCGTCCCCAATCACTACCGGCTGGGGCTGCGGGGCAATGGCATGACGGTGTGGGATATCGAGGACGAGGCCGTGGACCGCCTGGGGGCTGCGATCGGCGCCCTGGAGGGGGTGAGTCACTGTTATCGCCGTCCCCGCCGGTTACCCCTCTGGCCCTACAACCTCTTCGCCATGCTGCATGGCCGCGATCGCGCCGAGGTCCTCGCCGCCGCCGCCCGCGTCCAGGACCTGGTGGCCGACCAGTGTCGCGGCCACCAGGTCCTGTTCAGCGCGGCGATGCTGAAAAAGACCGGGTTACGCTTCAAACCCCAGGAAACCTTGTGA
- a CDS encoding sulfur globule protein CV1 encodes MKKLATAAAIAALLGVSASASAFWGGGPWGNNGYGNDGWGNNNMMNDMFGNGDGYGDFSMSMGGGGRGYGRGNSRYYDSYSNGYGPYGYGAPYGYAPYGAPYGAPYGAPPAPPVAPAAPAAPTK; translated from the coding sequence ATGAAAAAGCTTGCTACTGCCGCCGCGATCGCTGCCCTGCTGGGTGTTTCCGCTTCTGCTTCCGCCTTCTGGGGCGGTGGTCCCTGGGGTAACAACGGCTACGGCAACGATGGCTGGGGCAACAACAACATGATGAACGACATGTTCGGCAATGGCGACGGCTACGGGGACTTCAGCATGAGTATGGGCGGTGGTGGACGCGGCTATGGTCGCGGCAACAGCCGCTACTACGACAGCTACTCCAATGGTTACGGCCCTTACGGCTACGGCGCCCCCTACGGCTATGCGCCTTATGGGGCTCCTTATGGCGCCCCCTACGGTGCCCCGCCCGCTCCCCCGGTCGCGCCCGCCGCGCCGGCCGCCCCCACCAAGTAA
- a CDS encoding patatin-like phospholipase family protein — protein sequence MKRHLPALLAIALAALSLAAPWTSSAAANGGHTHRPRIGLVLSGGGARGSAHIGVLKVLEELRIPVDVVVGTSMGSLVGGAYAAGLSPEVLEQRVTQVNWDKLFNDDPPRKDWPARRKQAYENPTFDFRVGVRDGDFSLPPGAIYGQQVQLFFNDLVKGAETVQRFDDLPIPFRAVATNLENGEMAVFDRGPLPVAMRASMSVPGLFAPMEWEDHFYVDGGLVRNLPIDVARKMGVDVIIAVNLGSGLLPRDQLNNILGVTSQMVAILTEQNVQVSLKQIDPKRDVLIAPDLGDITAADFDRAAEAIATGVAAARKVAPQLARYSVSEAKYAAWQSGRFGPGHPARQVGEVKIEGLDRVNPKVFDGLVKAQQGKPLDRAQLVEDIQKAYGQYDYERISYRFQPRSDGSDLLIVNALEKAWGPGYLGFGLGLMTDNNGDSRFGLRATYDQHWVNQLGAEFGAELTLGNAPSLRAEFYQPLNLDRAGFVAPYLDLNLSPDSIFLGDERVARYDVVRERLGVDLGTTLGGTELRIGPYLGQTNVVLDTGSPQLPEERINDTGVRAQIRYDTLDSIAVPRSGTRVFLEARNPLEALGAEVQYTRAFLSADTAYSFGPNTLALRLKGGSSFGDQMPYYDQYALGGFLNLSGYAYEQFRGNDMAFAGLAYYRQIASLPPPIGRGLYLGASLEAGWLSDGVVRNPATGQNVIISPEKTGVGGSLFFGSDTWIGPAFLGLGVSGSGETAIYVLIGRP from the coding sequence ATGAAACGACACCTGCCCGCTCTGCTTGCAATCGCGCTTGCCGCCCTGTCCCTGGCGGCGCCCTGGACCTCGTCGGCCGCCGCCAACGGCGGCCATACGCACCGCCCGCGCATCGGCCTGGTCTTGAGCGGAGGCGGGGCCCGGGGCTCGGCCCATATCGGGGTGCTCAAGGTCCTGGAGGAGCTGCGTATCCCCGTCGACGTGGTGGTGGGTACCAGCATGGGCTCCCTGGTGGGAGGGGCCTACGCGGCCGGGTTGTCGCCGGAGGTGCTGGAACAGCGGGTCACCCAAGTTAACTGGGATAAGCTCTTCAACGACGACCCACCGCGCAAGGACTGGCCCGCCCGACGCAAGCAGGCCTACGAGAACCCGACTTTCGATTTCCGCGTCGGCGTGCGCGACGGTGACTTCAGTCTGCCCCCAGGGGCCATCTATGGCCAGCAGGTTCAGTTGTTCTTCAACGACCTGGTGAAGGGCGCGGAGACGGTGCAGCGCTTCGACGATCTGCCGATCCCCTTCCGCGCCGTGGCCACCAACCTGGAGAACGGGGAGATGGCGGTCTTCGATCGGGGGCCGCTGCCGGTGGCCATGCGTGCCAGCATGTCCGTGCCTGGCCTGTTCGCGCCCATGGAGTGGGAGGACCATTTCTACGTGGACGGGGGTCTGGTCCGCAACCTGCCCATCGATGTGGCCCGAAAGATGGGTGTGGACGTCATCATTGCCGTCAACCTGGGTTCCGGGCTTCTGCCGCGCGACCAGCTCAACAATATCCTCGGCGTCACCAGCCAGATGGTTGCGATCCTGACCGAGCAGAACGTCCAGGTCTCGCTCAAGCAGATCGACCCCAAGCGCGACGTGCTGATCGCCCCGGACCTGGGCGACATCACCGCCGCCGACTTCGACCGTGCCGCCGAGGCCATCGCCACGGGTGTGGCGGCCGCCCGCAAGGTGGCCCCCCAGCTCGCGCGCTACAGCGTAAGCGAGGCCAAATATGCCGCCTGGCAGAGCGGGCGCTTTGGGCCGGGCCACCCGGCCAGGCAGGTCGGGGAGGTGAAGATCGAGGGACTCGATCGGGTGAACCCCAAGGTCTTCGACGGGTTGGTCAAGGCCCAGCAGGGCAAGCCGCTGGACCGCGCCCAGTTGGTAGAGGACATCCAGAAGGCCTACGGCCAGTATGACTACGAACGCATCAGTTACCGGTTCCAGCCCCGTTCGGATGGCAGCGACCTGCTCATCGTCAACGCGCTGGAGAAGGCTTGGGGCCCAGGCTATCTGGGCTTCGGGCTGGGCCTGATGACGGACAATAATGGCGACAGCCGTTTCGGCCTGCGCGCCACCTACGACCAGCACTGGGTCAATCAACTCGGGGCCGAGTTCGGCGCCGAGCTGACCCTGGGCAACGCACCGAGCCTGCGCGCGGAGTTCTACCAGCCCTTGAACCTCGACCGGGCGGGCTTTGTAGCCCCCTACCTGGACCTGAACCTGAGTCCGGACAGTATCTTCCTGGGCGATGAGCGCGTGGCGCGCTACGACGTGGTACGCGAGCGCCTGGGCGTGGATCTCGGCACGACCCTGGGCGGGACCGAGCTTCGCATCGGCCCCTATCTCGGCCAGACGAACGTAGTCCTCGATACCGGCTCGCCCCAGCTCCCGGAGGAACGGATCAACGACACCGGGGTACGCGCTCAGATCCGCTACGACACCCTCGACAGCATCGCTGTCCCGCGATCCGGCACGCGCGTCTTCCTGGAGGCGCGCAACCCCCTCGAGGCCCTGGGGGCCGAGGTCCAATACACCCGGGCCTTCCTCAGTGCCGACACCGCTTACAGCTTTGGGCCCAATACCCTCGCCCTGAGACTCAAGGGCGGAAGCAGCTTCGGCGACCAGATGCCCTATTACGACCAATATGCCTTGGGCGGCTTCCTCAATCTTTCCGGCTACGCCTACGAGCAGTTCCGTGGCAATGACATGGCCTTTGCCGGCCTGGCTTATTACCGTCAGATCGCCTCATTGCCCCCACCCATTGGGCGCGGCCTCTACCTGGGCGCCTCTCTGGAGGCTGGTTGGCTGTCGGATGGCGTCGTGCGCAACCCCGCGACGGGCCAGAACGTGATCATAAGCCCCGAGAAGACGGGGGTTGGGGGGAGCCTGTTCTTCGGCTCGGACACCTGGATCGGCCCGGCCTTCCTGGGGCTCGGGGTCTCGGGGTCGGGCGAGACCGCCATCTATGTGCTGATCGGGCGGCCCTGA
- the clcA gene encoding H(+)/Cl(-) exchange transporter ClcA yields the protein MATTRPFLAAALVGALAGLVGAAFHALLDQADQGRDLLHTALEAAPVPGWLVLMALGALVLCAALWLVRRFAPETAGSGVQEVEAILAGEHGLRWQRVLPVKFVAGALALGSGLVLGREGPTVHMGAALGQLATERLGLDARQGRTLIAAGAAAGLAAAFNAPLAAIIFVTEELREHFEYSFAALQSVILACCLAVVVSDGLLGQGPALSLPPLGLAPLSALPLFVVLGVLVGVLGVLFNALLLGSLGRLRALREGHAYLTTSALGMALGILVWNAPETMGGGEGLVASLLQGHPDTRFLLILLAARVLTTVGSYGAGLPGGIFAPLLALGTLVGVTFDHLLAGLGLSPGLFAVAAMGALFAATVRAPLTGIILVIELTGALDLGLPIILTCLAATFTAEALGGQPIYSLLLTQGHQPPPPPRAPWRRVLGAGGILVALLGLGRLTAPGPGEMLDGPRGGTAGSETLSNRAAAAPGTGLGVAPPDPTPSRDETLPPEPGGRDPGGFAIQLLTVANDAGLAAFTQRHQGVGPFRTLQGQHRGKAWVALLVGDYATQTEAEAALAALPRELRRLKPLVRPLAASIRLLPVPTETKP from the coding sequence TTGGCCACAACACGGCCTTTTCTGGCCGCGGCCCTGGTGGGCGCCCTGGCGGGGCTGGTCGGGGCGGCATTCCATGCCCTGCTCGACCAGGCCGATCAGGGCCGCGACCTGCTGCACACCGCCCTGGAGGCGGCCCCGGTGCCGGGTTGGCTGGTCCTGATGGCCCTGGGGGCCCTGGTGCTGTGTGCCGCCCTGTGGCTGGTGCGCCGCTTCGCCCCGGAGACCGCCGGCAGCGGCGTTCAGGAGGTGGAGGCCATCCTCGCCGGTGAGCACGGCCTGCGCTGGCAAAGGGTGCTGCCGGTCAAGTTCGTCGCCGGAGCCCTGGCGCTCGGCTCCGGCCTGGTGCTGGGGCGTGAGGGGCCGACGGTCCACATGGGCGCCGCCCTGGGCCAACTGGCGACCGAGCGGCTGGGCCTGGATGCCCGGCAGGGCCGCACCCTCATCGCGGCCGGTGCAGCGGCGGGACTCGCCGCCGCCTTCAATGCCCCGCTGGCGGCCATCATCTTCGTCACCGAGGAACTGCGGGAGCACTTCGAATACAGCTTCGCCGCGCTGCAGTCGGTTATCCTGGCGTGCTGCCTGGCGGTGGTGGTCAGCGACGGCCTCCTGGGGCAGGGGCCGGCCCTGTCCTTGCCACCGCTGGGCCTGGCCCCGCTGTCCGCCCTCCCCCTCTTCGTGGTGCTCGGGGTCTTGGTCGGGGTCCTGGGGGTCCTGTTCAACGCCCTGCTCCTGGGGTCGCTGGGGCGGTTGCGGGCCCTGCGCGAGGGCCATGCCTACCTCACCACCAGCGCCCTGGGGATGGCCCTGGGTATCCTGGTCTGGAACGCGCCGGAGACCATGGGTGGCGGTGAGGGCCTGGTGGCCTCCCTGCTCCAGGGCCACCCCGACACCCGCTTCCTGCTGATCCTGCTAGCGGCGCGGGTGCTGACCACGGTGGGCAGCTATGGCGCCGGGCTGCCGGGCGGCATCTTCGCCCCCCTGCTCGCGCTGGGCACCCTGGTCGGGGTGACCTTCGATCACCTGCTGGCGGGGCTGGGCCTGAGTCCCGGCCTCTTCGCGGTGGCGGCCATGGGCGCCCTCTTTGCCGCCACGGTGCGCGCCCCCTTGACGGGGATCATCCTGGTGATCGAGCTCACCGGCGCCCTGGACCTGGGCTTGCCCATCATCCTCACCTGCCTCGCGGCCACCTTCACCGCCGAGGCCTTGGGCGGGCAACCGATCTACAGCCTGCTGCTCACCCAGGGGCACCAGCCGCCACCGCCACCACGCGCCCCCTGGCGCCGGGTCCTGGGCGCCGGCGGCATTCTGGTCGCGTTGCTGGGATTGGGTCGCCTGACGGCACCCGGGCCGGGCGAGATGCTGGATGGACCCCGGGGAGGGACGGCGGGTTCCGAGACCTTGTCCAACCGAGCCGCGGCGGCGCCTGGCACGGGTCTTGGTGTCGCACCTCCCGACCCGACGCCATCCCGCGACGAAACCCTCCCGCCCGAGCCAGGAGGTCGGGACCCAGGAGGCTTCGCGATCCAACTGCTGACCGTAGCCAACGACGCGGGCCTCGCCGCCTTCACGCAACGACACCAGGGGGTGGGACCTTTCCGCACCCTGCAAGGCCAGCATCGCGGCAAGGCGTGGGTTGCCCTCCTGGTGGGCGATTACGCGACCCAGACCGAGGCCGAGGCGGCCCTGGCCGCTCTCCCACGGGAGTTGCGCCGTCTGAAGCCGCTGGTGCGGCCCCTGGCGGCAAGCATTCGGCTGTTGCCGGTCCCAACCGAGACAAAGCCCTAG
- a CDS encoding cytochrome c oxidase subunit 3 family protein, with protein sequence MSTAVSTPAARRYPPGDLAIWIFILAELSVFAIFFVAYAFTRMNNPELFNLYQATLDRGAALINTLALITSSYFVVRAVAAIRVGAGGGCARWLGLAILMGLVFLGVKGFEYAHHFGQGITLSTNRFYMFYLSLTFFHFMHVILGLVILLAVALKARKGGYDAEEHTGVETGASYWHMVDLVWLILFPLVYVMH encoded by the coding sequence ATGAGCACGGCCGTGAGCACCCCGGCGGCAAGGCGTTACCCTCCCGGCGACCTGGCGATCTGGATCTTCATCCTGGCCGAGCTATCGGTCTTCGCCATCTTCTTCGTCGCCTATGCCTTTACGCGCATGAACAACCCGGAGTTGTTCAACCTCTACCAGGCCACCCTGGACCGGGGTGCCGCCCTGATCAACACCCTGGCCCTCATCACCAGCAGCTATTTCGTGGTGCGGGCCGTCGCCGCCATCCGGGTCGGCGCGGGGGGGGGTTGCGCGCGCTGGCTGGGGCTGGCCATCCTCATGGGCCTGGTCTTCCTGGGGGTGAAGGGCTTTGAGTACGCCCATCACTTCGGCCAGGGCATCACCCTCTCCACCAATCGCTTCTACATGTTTTACCTGTCCCTGACCTTCTTCCACTTCATGCACGTCATCCTGGGGCTGGTCATCCTGCTGGCGGTCGCCCTCAAGGCCCGCAAGGGCGGCTATGATGCCGAGGAACACACCGGCGTCGAGACCGGGGCCTCCTACTGGCACATGGTGGACCTGGTCTGGCTGATCCTCTTCCCCCTGGTTTATGTGATGCACTGA
- a CDS encoding c-type cytochrome, with the protein MPSGLHIFLGWAAGTAGWLTVLSGASLAALAAVPPLLDSPPVPAAVAVTAPAPVSRERAVALRHFLTQDCGSCHGLTLGGGLGPPLQREQVANKPVPYLAYTILNGRPGTAMPPWSQFFTEEEGEWLARELRGENP; encoded by the coding sequence ATGCCGTCAGGCTTGCATATCTTCCTGGGCTGGGCAGCCGGAACGGCTGGCTGGCTGACGGTCCTCTCCGGGGCCAGCCTGGCGGCCTTGGCGGCGGTCCCGCCCCTCCTTGACTCGCCCCCCGTCCCGGCGGCGGTAGCCGTAACCGCCCCCGCCCCGGTCTCCCGGGAGCGGGCCGTCGCCCTGCGTCATTTCCTGACCCAGGATTGCGGCTCCTGTCATGGTCTCACCCTGGGCGGTGGCCTGGGCCCACCCTTGCAGCGCGAGCAGGTCGCCAACAAGCCGGTGCCCTATCTGGCCTATACCATCCTCAACGGCCGGCCGGGGACCGCCATGCCCCCCTGGTCCCAATTTTTTACCGAGGAAGAGGGTGAATGGCTGGCGCGCGAACTCCGGGGAGAGAACCCATGA